One Merismopedia glauca CCAP 1448/3 genomic region harbors:
- a CDS encoding SulP family inorganic anion transporter, producing the protein MFKDESNLASSFSKMAPEWLKSYKRSYLQGDMSAGIIVTIMLIPQSLAYALLAGLPPQIGLYASILPLIAYAVFGTSMTLAVGPVAVASLMTATALTPLATPGSSEYTFLAMQLAMFTGVIYLLCGVFRLGFLSHLLSHPVINGFIIGSAILIAISQLKGILGVSIPNGSVVDTLSSLYASLGLINYPTLYIGIASIAFLFYARNGLASLLNKLGLSKEQAGLLTKLAPMVVVIISTLLVGTNDWAGVLGVKIVGSIPEGLPSLSYSLPTVAQSKSLLMPALLIFIVGFIESVSVAQSLALRRQQKIKPNKELFGLGAANAASALSGGYPVVGGFARSVVNYAAGANTPLASIFSAVLMLIVLLGFTGYFFYLPHAVLAATIIVAVLGMVDFSTVKHTWKYSKADGLSLLGTTLTVILVGVEPGILVGVSISILSYLWNASHPHIAIVGRVEGTEHFRNIERYSVQTLPNAVFIRIDENLFFGNIQAVEETIHSVLHQHPEVQNIVILGPAINSIDSTALEVLCALNTQIGAMKKKLHLAEIKGPVMDRLRGSDLISELTGNNFLHAYEAFEALARRA; encoded by the coding sequence ATGTTTAAAGATGAATCAAACCTAGCTAGTTCATTTAGTAAAATGGCTCCTGAATGGCTTAAATCCTACAAGAGATCGTATCTTCAAGGGGATATGTCTGCAGGTATAATTGTCACAATTATGCTCATTCCACAGAGTTTGGCATATGCATTACTAGCAGGCCTGCCTCCCCAAATTGGACTTTATGCCAGCATTTTGCCCTTAATAGCTTATGCCGTTTTTGGCACAAGTATGACATTAGCGGTAGGTCCGGTCGCTGTGGCTTCACTCATGACAGCAACAGCACTTACGCCTTTAGCAACCCCGGGGTCAAGTGAATACACTTTCCTGGCTATGCAGTTGGCAATGTTTACAGGCGTGATTTATTTGCTTTGTGGTGTATTCAGATTAGGATTTCTCTCGCACCTTTTAAGCCATCCGGTCATTAATGGTTTTATTATTGGGTCTGCAATCCTCATTGCGATTAGCCAGCTTAAAGGCATTTTAGGGGTAAGTATTCCAAACGGAAGTGTCGTTGACACACTATCCAGTCTTTATGCTTCTCTGGGACTTATAAATTACCCAACGCTATATATTGGCATCGCATCCATAGCCTTCCTTTTTTATGCAAGAAATGGCCTAGCCAGCTTATTGAATAAGTTGGGGCTAAGTAAAGAACAGGCAGGATTGTTAACAAAACTCGCCCCGATGGTAGTAGTCATCATTTCTACCTTGCTCGTAGGCACCAATGATTGGGCAGGAGTGCTTGGAGTCAAGATTGTAGGAAGCATTCCAGAAGGGCTGCCTAGTTTGAGCTACTCGCTTCCGACAGTCGCTCAAAGTAAATCATTACTGATGCCAGCTTTGCTCATTTTTATCGTTGGCTTTATTGAAAGCGTATCTGTAGCGCAGTCTTTAGCGTTGCGTAGACAACAAAAAATAAAACCTAATAAGGAGTTATTTGGCTTAGGGGCTGCAAATGCAGCCAGTGCACTGTCTGGTGGGTATCCCGTCGTCGGCGGCTTCGCAAGATCCGTTGTTAACTATGCGGCCGGTGCCAACACCCCTCTGGCGAGCATATTTTCCGCTGTATTGATGCTAATTGTATTGTTGGGGTTCACAGGCTACTTTTTCTATCTTCCCCATGCGGTATTGGCTGCCACCATTATCGTTGCGGTTCTGGGAATGGTCGACTTCAGTACAGTCAAACATACTTGGAAATACAGCAAGGCTGATGGCCTATCACTCCTGGGAACAACGTTAACAGTGATATTAGTTGGAGTTGAACCTGGGATCCTAGTAGGTGTTTCCATATCAATACTCTCCTATCTTTGGAATGCCAGTCACCCGCATATTGCCATCGTTGGACGAGTGGAGGGTACGGAGCACTTCAGAAATATTGAGCGCTACAGCGTGCAAACCTTACCCAATGCTGTGTTTATCAGAATTGACGAGAACCTGTTCTTCGGAAATATTCAGGCAGTTGAAGAAACAATTCACAGCGTCCTGCACCAACATCCTGAAGTACAAAACATAGTCATTCTTGGGCCTGCAATCAACAGCATTGACTCAACGGCTCTTGAAGTTCTATGTGCCTTAAACACACAGATTGGTGCCATGAAGAAGAAATTACACCTGGCAGAGATAAAAGGGCCTGTGATGGATCGCCTACGCGGAAGTGACCTGATTTCAGAATTAACCGGCAACAATTTCTTGCATGCTTACGAGGCTTTTGAAGCACTGGCAAGAAGAGCTTGA
- a CDS encoding MBL fold metallo-hydrolase has translation MKPTVESFFDDVTYTITHVISDEVTKSCAVVDAVLDYDAKSGRTSTKMADKVIEYILSNDLRLDWILETHAHADHVTAAPYLQKKLGGKIGIGENILKVQTVFNVVFNYDKLEASDGTAFDHLFADGENFNIGNLRVQAINVPGHTPADMAYIVEDQMVFVGDTIFMPDVGTARCDFPGGDAHILFKSIKRIFSMAPETVLYMCHDYPPSGREPQYKTTVAEQRKSNIHVKDSISEDEFVQMRTTRDKTLAFPTLILPSIQLNIRAGKMPGAEENGVSYLKIPINGI, from the coding sequence ATGAAACCTACAGTTGAATCTTTTTTTGATGATGTAACCTACACCATCACCCATGTAATCAGCGATGAGGTCACTAAATCTTGCGCCGTAGTGGATGCAGTTTTGGATTACGACGCCAAGTCAGGGCGTACCTCTACCAAGATGGCAGACAAAGTGATTGAATATATCCTGTCTAACGATCTACGCCTTGATTGGATTCTTGAAACTCACGCCCATGCAGACCATGTCACCGCTGCCCCCTATTTACAGAAAAAGCTGGGAGGCAAGATCGGCATTGGTGAAAACATTCTGAAAGTACAAACAGTCTTCAACGTTGTATTTAACTATGACAAGTTAGAAGCTTCAGATGGCACAGCATTTGACCATCTATTTGCGGACGGAGAAAATTTCAATATTGGGAATCTTCGTGTTCAAGCAATTAATGTCCCTGGCCATACCCCGGCTGACATGGCTTACATAGTAGAGGACCAGATGGTATTTGTGGGTGACACAATCTTCATGCCTGACGTGGGGACCGCTCGGTGCGACTTCCCAGGCGGGGATGCCCACATTCTCTTTAAATCAATCAAGCGCATATTCTCCATGGCGCCTGAGACAGTGCTTTACATGTGCCATGACTACCCTCCTTCCGGTCGTGAACCCCAATATAAAACCACTGTTGCTGAGCAGCGCAAAAGTAATATCCACGTAAAGGACTCAATTAGTGAAGATGAGTTTGTACAGATGCGAACAACGAGAGATAAAACACTAGCCTTCCCTACTCTAATTCTTCCATCTATCCAGTTGAATATTAGAGCCGGGAAAATGCCTGGTGCAGAAGAAAATGGGGTTAGCTACCTGAAAATTCCTATCAACGGCATTTAG